A DNA window from Rhizobium sp. NXC14 contains the following coding sequences:
- a CDS encoding HAMP domain-containing sensor histidine kinase, translating into MMSSENRAHFSASCSSLRRSTPFRLAVTFGVLFVVAFVFSGAIIYHMLSLGLGRDVDQSLSEMNSLIVSTYQPGDTEDLINTLNNYASFQSTSDGLYSLTDAGGRKLAGNFAAPRIPNGVYTVTSGDVGLKGHERYRMQVSTIGPYSLVVAENFNDADEMLRIVLVSFEWAAAIVVATAIGGGVFLAVRAQARLDRVANTMNEVSHGALDARIPITGNGDDLDTVAIQINAALERLQRLVESMRQVSADIAHDLKTPLNRLRLTLDAAAAGNEQQADVSALLDEARNESDRINATFEALLRISQIEAGARKERFQQTDLDAVLTVISEVYVDVAEDAGQSFRIAGRAPAVIWGDRDLLTQMIANLVENAITHCPAGTGITLSLRRDGSRALLSVADTGPGIPAEERDKVFRRLYRIDKSRTTPGSGLGLSLVKAIAELHSAEIALTDNYPGLRVSIAFPLMPEKS; encoded by the coding sequence ATGATGTCTTCCGAAAACCGCGCACACTTTTCGGCATCATGCTCTAGCTTGCGCAGGAGCACGCCGTTTCGCCTGGCCGTCACCTTCGGCGTGCTCTTCGTCGTCGCCTTCGTCTTCAGCGGCGCGATCATCTATCACATGCTCAGCCTCGGCCTCGGCCGCGATGTGGACCAGTCGCTGAGCGAGATGAATTCACTGATTGTCTCGACCTATCAGCCTGGCGACACCGAAGATCTGATCAACACGCTGAACAATTATGCAAGCTTCCAGTCGACCTCCGACGGGCTCTATTCGCTGACCGATGCCGGCGGGCGCAAGCTTGCCGGCAATTTCGCGGCACCCCGCATCCCGAACGGCGTCTATACTGTCACCTCGGGCGATGTCGGGCTCAAGGGGCATGAACGCTACCGCATGCAGGTCTCGACGATCGGCCCCTACAGCCTTGTCGTGGCCGAGAACTTCAACGATGCCGACGAGATGCTGCGGATCGTGCTGGTCAGCTTCGAATGGGCAGCCGCCATCGTGGTGGCGACGGCGATCGGCGGCGGCGTCTTTCTCGCCGTTCGCGCCCAGGCACGGCTGGACCGGGTCGCCAACACCATGAACGAGGTCTCCCACGGCGCGCTCGACGCCCGCATTCCGATCACCGGCAACGGCGACGATCTCGATACGGTGGCGATCCAGATCAACGCCGCGCTGGAGCGGCTGCAGCGATTGGTCGAGAGCATGCGGCAGGTGAGCGCCGATATTGCCCATGATCTGAAAACGCCGCTCAACAGGCTGCGCCTGACGCTCGATGCTGCCGCGGCCGGAAACGAGCAGCAGGCGGATGTTTCGGCTCTGCTCGACGAGGCGCGGAATGAGAGCGACCGCATCAACGCCACCTTCGAGGCGCTGCTGCGCATTTCCCAGATCGAGGCCGGCGCCCGCAAGGAGCGTTTCCAGCAGACGGATCTCGACGCCGTGCTCACCGTCATCTCCGAGGTCTATGTCGATGTCGCCGAAGACGCGGGGCAGTCGTTCCGGATCGCCGGGCGCGCGCCTGCCGTCATCTGGGGCGACCGCGATCTCCTGACGCAGATGATCGCCAACCTGGTGGAGAACGCGATCACCCACTGCCCGGCCGGAACCGGCATCACGCTTTCGCTCCGCCGCGACGGCAGCCGCGCCCTTCTCTCGGTCGCCGATACCGGCCCCGGCATACCCGCCGAGGAAAGGGACAAGGTCTTCCGGCGGCTCTACCGGATCGACAAGAGCCGCACGACGCCGGGAAGCGGCCTCGGCCTCAGCCTCGTCAAGGCGATCGCCGAGTTGCATTCGGCCGAGATTGCGCTGACGGACAATTATCCCGGCCTTCGCGTTTCGATCGCCTTCCCATTGATGCCGGAGAAATCCTGA
- a CDS encoding winged helix-turn-helix domain-containing protein encodes MRILLIEDDTKTSDYIAKGFSEAGHVCDVIGDGRDGLFQAQREAYDVIVVDRMLPGLDGLAIVRSLRAAKVGTPALFLTSIGGVDDRVEGLEAGGDDYLTKPFAFSELLARVNALGRRPPVQEQRTVLKVADLELDLIRREARRAGQVIELQPREFTLLEVLMRGEGRVITKTMLLERVWDFHFDPKTSVVETHISRLRAKVDKPFQVQLLHTIRNTGYSLHAPRPA; translated from the coding sequence ATGCGAATCCTGCTGATCGAGGACGATACCAAGACGTCCGATTATATCGCCAAGGGCTTCTCCGAGGCCGGGCATGTCTGTGACGTCATCGGCGACGGCCGCGACGGGCTGTTTCAGGCGCAGCGCGAGGCCTATGACGTCATCGTCGTCGATCGCATGCTGCCGGGCCTCGACGGCCTGGCGATCGTGCGTTCCCTCAGGGCTGCCAAGGTCGGCACGCCGGCGCTGTTCCTGACCTCGATCGGTGGCGTCGACGATCGGGTCGAGGGGCTGGAGGCCGGCGGCGACGATTATCTCACCAAACCCTTCGCCTTCTCCGAGCTTCTGGCGCGCGTCAATGCACTCGGCCGTCGCCCGCCGGTGCAGGAGCAGCGCACCGTCTTGAAGGTCGCCGATCTCGAGCTCGATCTGATCCGGCGAGAGGCGCGGCGCGCCGGCCAGGTGATCGAGCTGCAGCCGCGCGAATTCACCCTGCTCGAGGTGCTGATGCGCGGCGAAGGCCGGGTCATCACCAAGACGATGCTCTTGGAGCGGGTCTGGGATTTCCACTTCGACCCGAAGACCAGCGTCGTCGAGACCCATATCAGCCGCCTCAGGGCCAAGGTCGACAAGCCGTTCCAGGTCCAGCTCCTGCATACGATCCGCAACACCGGATACAGCCTGCATGCGCCTCGACCAGCATGA
- a CDS encoding helix-turn-helix domain-containing protein — translation MRPIFHPALEDIKPEAILYALSDPERVAIFAKLAGTACGGTCSALADLGDRVIPKSSLSNHFKVLRESGLIRSERQGVEMRNQTRCAELDERFPGLVRAILTAYGQLPEQLKTG, via the coding sequence ATGCGACCGATTTTTCACCCCGCCCTGGAGGACATAAAACCCGAGGCGATCCTCTATGCGCTCTCCGATCCGGAGCGCGTCGCGATCTTCGCCAAACTCGCCGGCACCGCCTGCGGCGGCACCTGTTCGGCGCTCGCCGATCTCGGCGACCGCGTCATTCCGAAATCGTCGCTGTCGAACCATTTCAAGGTCCTGCGCGAATCCGGCCTGATCCGCAGCGAGCGCCAGGGGGTGGAGATGCGCAACCAGACCCGCTGCGCCGAACTCGACGAGCGCTTTCCCGGCTTGGTCAGGGCGATTCTGACGGCTTACGGACAGCTTCCCGAGCAGCTGAAGACGGGTTGA
- a CDS encoding glucose 1-dehydrogenase, whose product MAKLTGKVAVVTGASKGIGAAIAKAMAAEGAEVVVNYASSKAGAEAVVEAIGAAGGKAIAVQGDVSKAEQAQGVVDAAVKEFGKLDVLVNNSGVYEFAPIGEVTEEHYRRMFDVNVLGVLLTTQAAAKHLGEGGSIINISSVVTSIGLPATAVYTGTKGAVEGINSVLAKELGPRKIRVNAILPGMVETEGTHTAGVIGSDLEQNMADQTPLGRIGQPDDIADVAVFLASDDARWLTGERLVASGGFR is encoded by the coding sequence ATGGCTAAGCTCACAGGAAAGGTCGCAGTGGTCACGGGAGCCTCCAAGGGCATCGGCGCCGCGATTGCCAAAGCGATGGCGGCTGAAGGTGCTGAAGTGGTGGTGAATTACGCCTCGAGCAAGGCCGGAGCCGAGGCCGTGGTCGAGGCGATCGGTGCGGCCGGCGGCAAGGCCATCGCGGTGCAGGGCGATGTTTCCAAAGCCGAGCAGGCGCAGGGCGTGGTCGATGCCGCGGTCAAGGAATTCGGCAAGCTCGACGTGCTGGTCAACAACTCAGGCGTCTATGAATTCGCCCCGATCGGCGAGGTGACCGAGGAGCACTATCGCCGCATGTTCGACGTCAATGTTCTCGGCGTTCTCCTGACCACCCAGGCAGCGGCCAAGCATCTCGGCGAGGGCGGCAGCATCATCAACATCTCCTCGGTGGTCACCAGCATCGGGCTGCCGGCCACTGCCGTCTACACCGGCACCAAGGGCGCCGTCGAGGGCATCAACAGCGTGCTTGCCAAGGAGCTTGGCCCGCGCAAGATCCGCGTCAACGCCATTCTGCCGGGCATGGTCGAGACCGAGGGCACCCACACGGCCGGCGTCATCGGCTCCGATCTCGAACAGAACATGGCCGACCAGACGCCGCTCGGCCGCATCGGCCAGCCGGACGATATCGCCGATGTTGCCGTCTTCCTCGCTTCCGACGATGCCCGCTGGCTGACCGGCGAACGGCTGGTCGCGAGCGGCGGTTTCCGCTAA